The window GCCTTCAGTTATTAAAAGAAAACCCTAAATTATAAATCATGGAAGAGAGGATTTACTTCCTCTAAACTTCCCTTAAAATTCATATGTCCCATCTTTCTTCCTATTTTAGCATCTTTTTTACCGTAAAGGTGTAATTGGTATCTGTCATCTTTGAGAAGAGAGCGGGCAATGGATAAACTTTCCTCAAATTCATTACCCAAAATATTTTTCATAAGTGTAGGTTTTGGCCTAACATCTGTTGGGGGAAGATTGCCGGTGATAGCAGAAACATGTAAACTAAATTGAGAAAGACTTTGACAGTCTTGCGTGAAATGTCCTGTATTGTGTGGTCTAGGGGCATACTCATTTAAATACAAATGATTGTCTTTTAAAAAGAATTCCACACCCATTGTACCTACATAATCCAAAGAATCAGCAAGTTTGGATGCCATTTCAATTGCTTCCAAATTAAGGCCAGTGGGGATTCTGGCGGGATAAATCGAAAGATCTAAAATATGATTTTTGTGTTCATTTTCCACGGCACCATAACAGACAATTTCTCCATTTTGGAAACGTGTGAGGATGATACTGATTTCTTTTTGGAATGAAATTACTTCTTCAATAAGGTATTCTTCTTCTCCCTTAACAAAGGCAGATTCTAAAAAAACTTTGTAATCGGCTGCGTCTCCAATTTTTACCTGACCTTTCCCATCATAACCAAATCTAAGAGTTTTGATGATCCATGGATAGGGAATGGCAATTTCAAATTTCGCACTTTCTTTTGTTAGGTGAAAAAAAGATGCAGTGCGAAACCCTAATTTACGAAAATGTGTCTTTTCAAGTGCCCGATCTTGGGCAATGATTAGAGATTTTGGAGGAGGGAAAATGGGAGTTTGTCCTGAAAAAGTTTCTAAATACTCTAAGGTAGTTTTTGGAATATTTTCAAATTCAAAACTTAAAACATTGATCTTAGAAAGAAATTCTTTGATTTCAGAGAATGATTCATAAGAAGCCACTGTTGCCAAAGCACCAGCTTTTGCGGAAGGTGATTCTTTATCAGGAGAATAACAATAAAAATCATAACCCAGAGGTAAGGCTTCCAAACACATCATTTGGCCTAGTTGTCCAGATCCCAAAACACCAATTTTCATATATTTTCTCTTTAGATG of the Leptospira kanakyensis genome contains:
- a CDS encoding 5-(carboxyamino)imidazole ribonucleotide synthase translates to MKIGVLGSGQLGQMMCLEALPLGYDFYCYSPDKESPSAKAGALATVASYESFSEIKEFLSKINVLSFEFENIPKTTLEYLETFSGQTPIFPPPKSLIIAQDRALEKTHFRKLGFRTASFFHLTKESAKFEIAIPYPWIIKTLRFGYDGKGQVKIGDAADYKVFLESAFVKGEEEYLIEEVISFQKEISIILTRFQNGEIVCYGAVENEHKNHILDLSIYPARIPTGLNLEAIEMASKLADSLDYVGTMGVEFFLKDNHLYLNEYAPRPHNTGHFTQDCQSLSQFSLHVSAITGNLPPTDVRPKPTLMKNILGNEFEESLSIARSLLKDDRYQLHLYGKKDAKIGRKMGHMNFKGSLEEVNPLFHDL